In the genome of Mangifera indica cultivar Alphonso chromosome 9, CATAS_Mindica_2.1, whole genome shotgun sequence, the window AACATCAAGTTCTTAATTCCCAATAATTTTGAAGAATGATAAAACCCTTCAAGGCATGAATATTCAACAAGCAACTGCATTGGCTGAGTTGCTTGCCTGACCTTCAAGAAGTTAGCTAGCCCTTCTCTGCTTATCCTTCTGTCTCACAGCTCTTCAAATGAGCCATTTGAATAATCCTCACCCGCGACACCAGGTGCTCCATTTGATAGCCGATTCATGTTGGTGgaatttgaataagaaaatgTGGAACCAGGGCTTCCTCGCATCTGTCGATTCTGTGCAGCTGTGCTGCTTCTTGTCACCTTTTGACGAGCCTTTCGACCCTGCAGTAGAGTACAAATGcaaagttgaattcaaataacattGTAACATGAATCTCACCAGATCATTACATCTATCAAAACTGAGATTTTGAATACTAGGATGACCTTTCCCATGCACTTCTCTAAATGAGGAGCAAACCTTCCGGCCATGATTGACCGCCCACAATTCATGCAATCAAATATTTCATTGGCTACAGGAGGATGAGTTTGCCCAAATATATCAACTACATACTTGCTATTTGTTTCACCACTATTACTAGAATCAGCTACCATGGCTCGCGCTTGTGCTGACAACCTCAGTTCCTGCTCTTCTTCCTCCAAATTACGATCAAGCCCCAACCTTGCTATCCGGTGACACTCAGATGCAACATCAACAATTATTGAATCTAGAAGATCCCCAAAGAAATGAGATGAAAGCTGAAAACACAACACCACAATTAACCCAATCAACTCTCTGCTCAGATGCCAGCAAGAAACTCCATCTAAAATAAAGGGATTTCTCAAATAGTATCCgaatagaataattaaagatttctttcaaattcagaaaatcgtaattattttattaatgtggTACAGATTTAAACTCAACCTTCCTCAGCAGGTGATAGAAATCCAAGACACTATTGTTCCTTTTTTAAGTCCAATAAATCAGATACAATCACTCCCTATGTCAAatcctaaaataaaaacatacaaGAAGCCACAAAACCATCACTAGATAcatctcatttttcattttctcttcagACAGTCAAACAAGAAGTCAAGAAAATAAACAGAATCGATCTTTTCGAGCAATCTACAGCAGATGAATAAATTTCCATTGCAAACCTGAGCATGAGAAGACATATTCCCCTCGTTCGGCCCAGACATGGATCAGCTAGTCCAAAAGATTTCTGCTCCAGTAATTCATTGCGGCAACGCAAAagcaatataaaaaatgaatcgaAAATCGGCGATCATCAATTTCAACGGAATCGcgattaatttattaacaaatcgAGAGCGTACCTGAATAATTAAAAGGCGGAGAACGGCAGAGAGTTGTTTAGTCCGATTTACTTACTTGGTTGATTGTTTAGAGAGGGCTCTGTGCGGTGAGCTTTGTTGGAGAAAAAGCActcaaatattgattaaatttgttttttatgtttaataatgtGGTAAATATGCACTCAACACAAAATTTACTTTTATGGGTTTGATGTGAATTATTTGATCATTCagtaacaaataaatatattttatattataattattaatttaaattacgaATATGCACAAATATAAGTAATTGGGCTTTGATGAGAGAGTTTAATTAACCTAtctgattttaaataaaaaaaaaatataagtcatcttttttaataaataaacaaaacataaaacatttGACACCCTATTTTGTTAAACTGGACAAGGAACACTACTCAAAATTGATACTCAATCACTTTTGCATCAATTTTTtgcaacaaaacaataaaaacaggTTTGTTTTAATCTCTTGATCATGAATTACATGATTTTATAATCTACTGTGATTGAATTGAGTAAAATTGAGCAGAATAATCATGATTTGTAATTTTGtgatattatgttaattttgcttacatttggtatcagagtatcACATTTAGGTTATAAAGTCTGTGAATTTTAAAGAAGTCATTTCTAGTGGTTTGAGGCTATGAAAAAAATACAATCTATAAGCAACAATGTTGTATAGAATTTTTTGGAGTCACCTGATGGGGTAAGACCTGTTtgttgtaaatgggtttttcaagaccaagaaaaactttaaaggcaaaattaataaatttaaagttagaTTAGTTGTTAAGGGTTTTACCTAGAAAGAATGTATAGACTTCAATGAGACTTTTTTCCAGTGTCCACTAAGGGTTCATTTAGaattattataactttaatGACTCATTTTGATTTAAAGTTTCACCAAATGGATGTAAATACAGTTTTTTTGAATGGAAatctttataaaaaagtttatataaaacaacTAAAAGGTTTTGAAGCTGAAGGAAAAGTGCATATAGTATGCAGACTAAATAAATCTATCTATGGTTTAAAATAGGCATCTCGACAGTTGTATTTGAAGTTTGATGAGGTAATAACTTTATATGGgtttattgaaaacaaatttgatcaGTGTGCATATATCTAAGTTAATGAGAGGAGATTCATTTTTTTAGTCctttatattgatgatattttgttaGCCAACAATGATGGTAATTTACTACATGAGTTGAAGTTTACTTTTTGTctaagttttttatttgaaagaCTTTGAATAAACATCTTTTGCCGTCAATATTAAGATTCATCATGATAGAGATCATAAGTTAGCGAGAGTATCACCAAAGACTTACATTGAATGAGTGTTTATGAGGTTTTATAAACACAATTGTAAAAGTGATGAGGTACCTACAGTGAAAGGAG includes:
- the LOC123225987 gene encoding SAGA-associated factor 11, translating into MSGPNEGNMSSHAQLSSHFFGDLLDSIIVDVASECHRIARLGLDRNLEEEEQELRLSAQARAMVADSSNSGETNSKYVVDIFGQTHPPVANEIFDCMNCGRSIMAGRFAPHLEKCMGKGRKARQKVTRSSTAAQNRQMRGSPGSTFSYSNSTNMNRLSNGAPGVAGEDYSNGSFEEL